One Cellulomonas sp. NS3 genomic region harbors:
- a CDS encoding phosphoribosylaminoimidazolesuccinocarboxamide synthase — protein sequence MRVSATTAPAGWTHTYSGKVRDLYVPDAATEAGRAVQQRHGDVVLVVASDRISAYDHVLASEIPDKGIVLTQLSLWWFAQLEDLVPNHVVTAEPGDEPGDVPPAFAGRAMVCRRLEMFPVECVARGYLTGSGLAEYRAGGEVTGIRLPTGLVDGSRLPEPIFTPATKAELGDHDENVSFDVVARTVGAEAAERLRELTLAVYARAEGIARERGVVLADTKLEFGTDPVTGEVTLGDEVLTPDSSRFWPADAWEPGRAQPSFDKQFVRDWLTSPASGWDRAGHAPPPALPAEVVERTRARYVEAFERLTGHGLG from the coding sequence GTGCGCGTGAGCGCGACGACCGCACCGGCCGGCTGGACCCACACCTACTCGGGGAAGGTCCGCGACCTGTACGTCCCCGACGCCGCGACCGAGGCGGGCCGCGCGGTGCAGCAGCGGCACGGCGACGTCGTGCTCGTCGTGGCGAGCGACCGGATCAGCGCGTACGACCACGTGCTCGCGTCCGAGATCCCGGACAAGGGCATCGTCCTCACGCAGCTGAGCCTGTGGTGGTTCGCGCAGCTCGAGGACCTCGTGCCGAACCACGTCGTGACCGCCGAGCCGGGCGACGAGCCCGGTGACGTCCCGCCGGCGTTCGCGGGGCGCGCGATGGTGTGCCGCCGGCTGGAGATGTTCCCGGTCGAGTGCGTCGCGCGCGGCTACCTCACCGGCTCCGGCCTCGCCGAGTACCGGGCGGGCGGCGAGGTCACGGGGATCCGGCTGCCGACCGGCCTCGTGGACGGCTCCCGCCTCCCGGAGCCCATCTTCACGCCCGCGACCAAGGCCGAGCTCGGCGACCACGACGAGAACGTGAGCTTCGACGTGGTCGCGCGGACCGTCGGCGCCGAGGCGGCCGAGCGGCTCCGGGAGCTCACGCTCGCGGTGTACGCCCGCGCCGAGGGGATCGCGCGCGAGCGCGGCGTGGTCCTCGCGGACACCAAGCTCGAGTTCGGCACCGACCCCGTGACGGGCGAGGTCACGCTCGGCGACGAGGTCCTGACCCCGGACTCGTCGCGGTTCTGGCCCGCGGACGCGTGGGAGCCGGGTCGCGCCCAGCCGAGCTTCGACAAGCAGTTCGTGCGCGACTGGCTCACGTCGCCCGCGTCCGGCTGGGACCGCGCGGGGCACGCGCCGCCGCCCGCGCTGCCGGCCGAGGTCGTCGAGCGCACGCGGGCCCGGTACGTCGAGGCGTTCGAGCGGCTCACGGGGCACGGTCTCGGCTGA
- a CDS encoding serine hydrolase domain-containing protein, with amino-acid sequence MDGLDPAGVERLRETMASHVASGAVPGLVWLVRHGDDVAVGGAGVLDTATGTPVTRDALFRISSMTKPVTAVAALRLVDEGVLDLDEPVDRLLPELADRQVLAEPGGPLDRCVPARRPVTARDLLTSRLGLGTDFTGAHDQPAMRRLAELGLPSGPPAPARMPTPDEYLALLGSVPLEHQPGTRWLYHLSLDVLGVLVARAAGAPLADVLAERVLAPLGMRSTGFWVAPEDRHRFGPCYAPDPSTGERGVYDPAEGQWSAPPPFASGADGLVSTVDDVHALAAMLRAGGSVEGRQVLSPGTAAAMLANHLTPEQRATSSPEPGGALGWGFGLGVQVARDPASGTAAGGYGWAGGLGSTWTTDPELDLVAILLTNQMWTSPEPPPVARDLLTLGRATVRSG; translated from the coding sequence GTGGACGGTCTGGACCCGGCCGGGGTCGAGCGGCTCCGGGAGACGATGGCGTCGCACGTGGCGTCCGGGGCGGTGCCCGGGCTGGTGTGGCTGGTCCGCCACGGCGACGACGTCGCGGTCGGCGGCGCCGGTGTCCTCGACACCGCGACCGGGACGCCGGTGACCCGGGACGCGCTGTTCCGGATCTCCTCGATGACCAAGCCGGTCACCGCGGTGGCGGCGCTCCGCCTGGTCGACGAGGGCGTGCTCGACCTCGACGAGCCCGTGGACCGGCTGCTCCCGGAGCTGGCCGACCGCCAGGTCCTCGCGGAGCCGGGCGGTCCGCTCGACCGGTGCGTCCCGGCGCGGCGCCCGGTGACCGCGCGCGACCTGCTGACCTCCCGGCTGGGCCTCGGGACGGACTTCACCGGCGCCCACGACCAGCCCGCGATGCGGCGGCTCGCCGAGCTCGGGCTGCCGTCCGGGCCGCCCGCGCCGGCCCGGATGCCGACGCCCGACGAGTACCTCGCGCTGCTCGGGAGCGTCCCCCTCGAGCACCAGCCCGGCACGCGGTGGCTCTACCACCTGAGCCTCGACGTGCTCGGGGTGCTCGTCGCGCGCGCGGCCGGCGCCCCGCTCGCGGACGTGCTGGCCGAGCGCGTGCTCGCGCCGCTCGGCATGCGCAGCACCGGCTTCTGGGTCGCCCCCGAGGACCGGCACCGGTTCGGGCCCTGCTACGCGCCCGACCCGTCGACCGGCGAGCGAGGCGTGTACGACCCCGCCGAGGGGCAGTGGAGCGCGCCGCCGCCGTTCGCGAGCGGCGCCGACGGGCTCGTCTCGACGGTCGACGACGTGCACGCGCTCGCGGCGATGCTCCGGGCCGGCGGGTCGGTCGAGGGACGCCAGGTGCTGAGCCCCGGGACGGCCGCCGCGATGCTGGCGAACCACCTGACGCCCGAGCAGCGGGCGACGTCGTCGCCGGAGCCCGGCGGGGCGCTGGGCTGGGGGTTCGGTCTCGGGGTGCAGGTCGCGCGTGACCCGGCGTCGGGGACGGCCGCAGGCGGCTACGGGTGGGCCGGGGGGCTCGGCTCCACGTGGACCACGGACCCCGAGCTCGACCTGGTCGCGATCCTCCTGACGAACCAGATGTGGACGTCGCCCGAGCCGCCGCCGGTGGCGCGCGACCTCCTGACCCTCGGGCGCGCGACCGTCCGGTCGGGGTGA
- a CDS encoding PQQ-binding-like beta-propeller repeat protein: protein MRAPRQGQVDVELVETVGDDVAPEAEPGADWRELVRRVPGRAWAVTATVVALGVGVVGAVEWRADRAQAARLAGTDGLTVSLAEPLAEVWRAPRQGVVGVVGDVAVLHGGTNQGVLGVGVRDGETRWEQPVGGAGWCWLERLGPDDRRFGPWSAPPARLEAGEAVLGCADSRSGGIDEQGTEVTVLDPAEGGVLRRFEVSGPGTGSTSDVDDGVASLGLDDEGRVVAGRWDLLTGERTWAYVGPRVDLDSQGVGSSISGDTMTVASGAVSVTLDAWTGEVVGTEGSTRPVVQELDRLPLADGGVAVSTAIGEERFEIVVQDEDGEQRFLTGGYALRPVADDGSAPQTLLLSSPKRPGIMAVDARTGDELWRSRVSSWQVAVLAGLVILRDEQRLTALDARTGATVWTREDPAPETGVRFVTDGRVLLMPVRGDGGTDLLARVAETGRELWRAPAPVAEGYLEALPDGRVLVIGSGETVVLAP, encoded by the coding sequence GTGCGTGCGCCGCGGCAGGGCCAGGTCGACGTCGAGCTCGTCGAGACGGTCGGCGACGACGTCGCGCCCGAGGCCGAGCCCGGCGCCGACTGGCGTGAGCTCGTGCGGCGGGTGCCCGGACGGGCCTGGGCGGTCACCGCCACGGTCGTGGCGCTCGGTGTCGGCGTCGTCGGGGCCGTCGAGTGGCGTGCCGACCGGGCGCAGGCGGCGCGGCTGGCGGGCACGGACGGGCTCACGGTGTCCCTCGCCGAGCCGCTCGCCGAGGTGTGGCGGGCCCCGCGCCAGGGCGTGGTCGGGGTCGTCGGGGACGTCGCGGTCCTCCACGGCGGCACGAACCAGGGGGTGCTCGGGGTCGGCGTGCGCGACGGCGAGACCCGCTGGGAGCAGCCCGTCGGCGGGGCGGGGTGGTGCTGGCTCGAGCGCCTCGGCCCGGACGACCGGCGCTTCGGACCGTGGAGTGCGCCGCCCGCACGGCTCGAGGCCGGCGAGGCCGTGCTCGGGTGCGCCGACTCCCGCAGCGGAGGCATCGACGAGCAGGGCACCGAGGTCACCGTGCTCGACCCCGCGGAGGGCGGCGTGCTGCGCCGCTTCGAGGTCTCCGGCCCGGGCACGGGCTCGACCTCGGACGTCGACGACGGCGTCGCGTCGCTCGGCCTCGACGACGAGGGCCGGGTCGTCGCGGGCCGGTGGGACCTGCTCACGGGCGAGCGGACCTGGGCGTACGTGGGCCCGCGCGTCGACCTGGACTCCCAGGGCGTCGGCAGCTCCATCAGCGGGGACACGATGACCGTGGCCTCCGGGGCCGTGTCCGTGACGCTCGACGCGTGGACCGGGGAGGTCGTCGGCACCGAGGGGAGCACGCGGCCGGTCGTGCAGGAGCTCGACCGGCTGCCCCTGGCCGACGGCGGGGTCGCCGTCTCGACCGCGATCGGCGAGGAGCGCTTCGAGATCGTCGTGCAGGACGAGGACGGCGAGCAGCGCTTCCTGACCGGCGGCTACGCGCTGCGCCCGGTCGCGGACGACGGCAGCGCGCCGCAGACCCTGCTCCTGTCGTCGCCGAAGCGGCCCGGGATCATGGCCGTGGACGCGCGGACCGGCGACGAGCTGTGGCGCTCGCGCGTGTCCTCCTGGCAGGTCGCGGTGCTCGCCGGTCTGGTGATCCTGCGCGACGAGCAGCGGCTCACGGCCCTCGACGCGCGCACCGGCGCGACGGTCTGGACCCGCGAGGACCCGGCCCCCGAGACCGGCGTGCGTTTCGTGACGGACGGCCGTGTGCTCCTGATGCCCGTCCGTGGGGACGGCGGGACGGACCTCCTGGCGCGGGTCGCCGAGACGGGCCGGGAGCTGTGGCGCGCGCCGGCGCCGGTCGCCGAGGGCTACCTGGAGGCGCTGCCCGACGGGCGCGTGCTCGTCATCGGCTCGGGCGAGACGGTCGTGCTGGCGCCGTAG
- the purD gene encoding phosphoribosylamine--glycine ligase has protein sequence MEILVIGTGAREHALVRALSRDPQVTGLHAAPGNPGIAQHARIHGVDPLDDAEVAALARSLGVDLVVVGPEAPLVAGVADAVREAGIAVFGPSREAAQLEGSKAFAKEVMAAADVPTAEPRVASTPEEAAAALDELGAPYVVKDDGLAAGKGVVVTTDYAEALAHAHACLAKPGARVVIEEYLDGPEVSLFCLSDGATVVPLVPAQDFKRAQDDDRGPNTGGMGAYSPLPWAPRGLVEEVVTRVAQPTIDEMARRGTPFAGVLYVGLALTTRGTKVVEFNARFGDPETQVVLARLATPLAGVLHAAATGTLADLPPLEWSDQAAVTVVVASEGYPGAVRGGDEITGIEDAEQVPGVHVLHAGTALQQNPAGDDDDALAGARLVSAGGRVLSVVGVGADLADARAAAYAGVEQIELAGSHHRTDIARAVSLGPSA, from the coding sequence GTGGAGATCCTCGTCATCGGCACCGGCGCGCGCGAGCACGCCCTCGTCCGCGCGCTGTCCCGCGACCCCCAGGTCACCGGGCTGCACGCCGCCCCCGGCAACCCGGGCATCGCGCAGCACGCCCGGATCCACGGCGTCGACCCGCTCGACGACGCGGAGGTCGCCGCGCTCGCCCGGTCGCTCGGCGTCGACCTCGTGGTCGTCGGTCCCGAGGCCCCGCTCGTCGCGGGCGTCGCGGACGCGGTGCGCGAGGCCGGGATCGCGGTGTTCGGGCCGAGCCGCGAGGCCGCGCAGCTCGAGGGCTCCAAGGCGTTCGCCAAGGAGGTCATGGCCGCCGCCGACGTCCCCACCGCCGAGCCGCGCGTCGCGTCGACCCCCGAGGAGGCCGCCGCGGCGCTCGACGAGCTCGGCGCCCCCTACGTCGTCAAGGACGACGGGCTCGCCGCGGGCAAGGGCGTCGTCGTGACGACCGACTACGCCGAGGCCCTCGCCCACGCCCACGCGTGCCTCGCCAAGCCCGGCGCGCGCGTCGTGATCGAGGAGTACCTCGACGGCCCCGAGGTCTCGCTGTTCTGCCTGTCCGACGGCGCGACCGTCGTCCCCCTGGTGCCCGCGCAGGACTTCAAGCGCGCGCAGGACGACGACCGCGGCCCCAACACGGGTGGCATGGGCGCGTACTCGCCGCTGCCGTGGGCGCCGCGCGGGCTCGTCGAGGAGGTCGTCACGCGCGTCGCGCAGCCGACGATCGACGAGATGGCCCGCCGCGGGACGCCGTTCGCGGGCGTGCTGTACGTCGGCCTCGCGCTCACCACGCGCGGCACCAAGGTCGTCGAGTTCAACGCGCGCTTCGGCGACCCCGAGACCCAGGTCGTGCTGGCCCGCCTCGCGACGCCGCTCGCGGGCGTGCTGCACGCCGCGGCGACCGGCACGCTCGCGGACCTCCCCCCGCTCGAGTGGAGCGACCAGGCCGCCGTGACGGTCGTCGTCGCGTCCGAGGGCTACCCCGGCGCGGTCCGCGGCGGTGACGAGATCACCGGCATCGAGGACGCCGAGCAGGTCCCCGGGGTGCACGTGCTGCACGCCGGCACCGCGCTCCAGCAGAACCCCGCCGGGGACGACGACGACGCGCTCGCGGGCGCCCGCCTCGTCTCGGCCGGCGGTCGCGTGCTCTCGGTCGTCGGCGTCGGTGCCGACCTCGCGGACGCCCGCGCGGCGGCCTACGCGGGCGTCGAGCAGATCGAGCTCGCGGGCTCGCACCACCGCACCGACATCGCACGCGCGGTGTCGCTGGGGCCGTCGGCCTGA